In Arcobacter ellisii, a genomic segment contains:
- a CDS encoding GNAT family N-acetyltransferase, producing the protein MKNSENKSNVTLRVAKKTELNKFKTDLQEAFRISAEKEFGHALDEPIPSDLDFEDSVNYAGAIVYQVALDENIVGGAIVAIDEVTQHNKLLLFFIATNCHSKGVGYKAWKAIEKKHPKTKIWETTTPYFEKRNIHFYVNKCGFKIVEYFSRYHPDPNQKSDSNFDEQDDEMFKFEKQM; encoded by the coding sequence ATGAAAAATAGTGAAAATAAATCAAATGTAACTCTTAGAGTTGCAAAAAAAACTGAGTTAAATAAATTTAAAACAGATTTACAAGAAGCATTTAGAATATCAGCAGAAAAGGAGTTTGGTCATGCCTTAGATGAGCCAATCCCTTCTGATTTGGATTTTGAAGATTCTGTTAATTATGCTGGTGCAATTGTATATCAAGTAGCTTTAGATGAAAATATTGTCGGTGGAGCTATTGTGGCTATTGATGAGGTTACTCAACACAACAAATTATTGTTATTTTTTATAGCAACTAATTGTCATAGTAAAGGTGTTGGATATAAGGCTTGGAAAGCAATAGAGAAAAAACATCCAAAAACAAAAATATGGGAAACTACAACTCCTTATTTTGAGAAAAGAAATATTCATTTTTATGTGAATAAATGTGGTTTTAAAATTGTTGAATATTTTAGTAGATATCATCCTGACCCAAATCAAAAATCAGATTCTAATTTTGATGAGCAAGATGATGAGATGTTTAAGTTTGAAAAACAAATGTGA
- a CDS encoding FKBP-type peptidyl-prolyl cis-trans isomerase, producing the protein MPIEINRTVKIMFEVRVDGVLVDGSRSNKPFEFQFGVGQVIAGLEKRIINMKAGEAAQFIVPAAEAYGEYDPNGIQTLHIEQFAGIEDLKVGMQIQAQDENDQPIQFIVKEIGEKEVTVDFNHPLAGKDLEYKIKIDSLL; encoded by the coding sequence ATGCCTATAGAGATTAACCGAACAGTTAAAATAATGTTTGAAGTAAGAGTTGATGGTGTTTTAGTGGATGGAAGTAGAAGTAATAAACCATTTGAATTTCAATTTGGTGTAGGACAAGTAATCGCTGGACTTGAAAAAAGAATAATAAATATGAAAGCAGGAGAAGCAGCTCAATTTATAGTTCCTGCTGCTGAAGCATATGGAGAATATGACCCAAATGGAATTCAAACACTTCATATAGAACAATTTGCAGGAATTGAAGATTTAAAAGTTGGTATGCAAATTCAAGCTCAAGATGAAAATGACCAACCAATTCAATTTATCGTAAAAGAAATAGGTGAAAAAGAAGTAACTGTTGATTTTAATCATCCATTAGCTGGAAAAGATTTAGAATATAAAATAAAAATTGATTCACTTTTATAA
- a CDS encoding efflux RND transporter permease subunit translates to MFEKILRFFVENSRINYTLFILVFAVGVWSYTKTPKEIFPSFDLDMISIKGSYSGASVDILDKMAVSEIEDKIKNYDSIDTMSTIISPGKFTIVLELKKGFNKYVEADKLKDSISLIKTNLPSDMDEPSVNTLDRSRTLVDISVTSKKFSVDELKPFADDLKSKLLTINGINEINVFGDSDKYFEVLLDEKKIDALGLNKNDVFTVISNLSYIFPIGKIEDPKKHYYISTNNGAKTAFEFENTKVKISGKTLFIKDIATISKKYEDSSTLYSFNGENALSLEIVQADTADAIKIVKDIKKLLPNIQKNNPDINISIADDNSERIIDRLNVVSSNIFLGIILITILVTLLINARMSFIIGLGIPTSFVIASIYIYFSGYTINMISLVGVLIAIGIVVDDAIVVSENIQQHIEEGHSPKEAAIMGAKEMVKPVTIASLTTLFSFLPILMISGTMGEVMKLIPIALSALVIASLVESFIFLPIHAAHTLKNGSKVTSWEKANKIYNKIIHFFMNWKKTFITIFIVLVPFLTFEYIKNSRFQMFPQFDSTDVKITLKANANTTLEEAFKIVSSIEADLAKKSDEFYIRNINSIAGYRKDVGNNTENFPYAMYMTVELQKLKEMNFLDKYVTPNLSFYYDKEGRTREETSNNISQKLKEFLKQQDYKSKYNLEEIEVLEKKVGPIKSDIQIGVVTSDNQKAISAVEKIDEALKNIKGIKSSSNSLKFGIDEIKIKVNSYGEQLGLTESFIGTYLSNLYLLKKKAVSFDEEEMLDIKIQSLNKDDFESFKNTKIPLSDNTNVSLYEVVELNTLRAFEQLLKDNGIKNFYVFANVNPEIITASEVLKELQPTLDEIEKTGIKIVLKGEAEKNAELRRDMLLATALALILIMISMLYLFNSFRETFIVMSVIPFSLLGVLVGHQIMGLNLSMPSLIGSLGLAGVVINDGIIMMTYLKKAKTMNEIFERATKRFRPIIITTVTTLIGMLSLILYPSGEAVIFQPIAIALGFGLAWGTVLNLIYLPVLFTLTHKLRKMPRE, encoded by the coding sequence ATGTTTGAAAAGATTTTAAGATTTTTTGTTGAGAATTCAAGAATAAACTATACTTTATTTATTTTAGTTTTTGCAGTTGGAGTTTGGTCATATACTAAAACACCTAAAGAGATTTTCCCTAGTTTTGATTTAGATATGATTTCTATCAAAGGTTCATATAGTGGAGCTAGTGTTGATATTTTAGATAAAATGGCTGTTTCAGAGATTGAAGACAAAATCAAAAATTATGACTCAATTGATACTATGTCAACAATAATAAGTCCAGGAAAATTTACAATTGTTTTGGAACTAAAAAAAGGTTTTAATAAATATGTAGAAGCAGATAAATTAAAAGATTCAATTAGTCTAATAAAAACAAATTTACCTTCTGATATGGATGAGCCATCTGTTAATACACTTGATAGAAGTAGAACATTAGTTGATATTTCGGTAACTTCTAAAAAATTCTCTGTTGATGAATTAAAGCCTTTTGCAGATGATTTAAAAAGTAAACTTTTAACAATAAATGGAATAAATGAAATCAATGTATTTGGAGATTCTGATAAATATTTTGAAGTATTACTCGATGAAAAAAAGATAGATGCACTTGGTTTAAATAAAAATGATGTATTTACTGTCATTTCTAATTTATCTTATATTTTTCCAATTGGAAAAATTGAAGACCCTAAAAAACACTACTATATTTCTACAAACAATGGAGCAAAAACAGCTTTTGAGTTTGAAAATACAAAGGTAAAAATTTCTGGCAAAACTCTTTTTATAAAAGATATTGCAACTATTTCAAAAAAATATGAAGACTCCTCAACACTTTACTCTTTTAATGGAGAAAATGCTTTATCTTTAGAGATAGTTCAAGCAGATACAGCAGATGCAATAAAAATAGTAAAAGATATAAAAAAATTATTACCAAATATCCAAAAAAACAATCCAGATATTAATATTTCAATTGCTGATGATAATAGTGAAAGAATTATTGATAGATTAAATGTTGTTTCATCAAATATTTTTCTTGGAATAATATTAATAACAATACTTGTAACTCTATTAATAAATGCAAGAATGTCATTTATTATTGGACTTGGAATTCCAACTTCATTTGTTATTGCTTCAATTTATATCTATTTTTCAGGATATACAATAAATATGATTTCTCTTGTTGGTGTATTAATTGCAATAGGAATTGTTGTTGATGATGCAATTGTTGTTAGTGAAAATATCCAACAACATATTGAAGAGGGTCATTCTCCAAAAGAAGCAGCAATTATGGGAGCAAAAGAGATGGTAAAACCTGTTACTATTGCTTCACTTACTACTCTTTTTTCATTTTTACCAATTTTGATGATTAGTGGAACTATGGGTGAAGTTATGAAACTAATTCCCATAGCTTTAAGTGCTTTAGTTATCGCTTCTTTGGTTGAATCTTTTATTTTTCTTCCAATACATGCAGCCCATACTTTAAAAAATGGTTCAAAAGTTACATCATGGGAAAAAGCAAATAAGATTTACAATAAAATCATTCATTTTTTCATGAATTGGAAAAAAACATTTATTACTATTTTTATAGTTCTTGTTCCTTTTTTAACTTTTGAATATATAAAAAATTCAAGATTTCAAATGTTTCCACAATTTGACTCAACTGATGTAAAAATTACTTTAAAAGCAAATGCAAATACAACACTAGAAGAAGCTTTTAAAATAGTAAGTTCTATTGAAGCTGATTTAGCAAAAAAAAGTGATGAATTTTACATTAGAAATATAAACTCAATTGCTGGATATAGAAAAGATGTAGGAAACAATACTGAAAATTTCCCATATGCTATGTATATGACTGTTGAATTGCAAAAACTAAAAGAGATGAATTTTTTAGATAAATATGTAACTCCAAATTTAAGTTTTTATTATGATAAAGAAGGAAGAACAAGAGAAGAGACTTCAAATAATATTTCACAAAAATTAAAAGAGTTTTTAAAACAACAAGATTATAAATCAAAATACAATCTTGAAGAGATAGAAGTTCTTGAGAAAAAAGTGGGTCCAATTAAATCTGATATTCAAATAGGTGTTGTAACTTCAGATAATCAAAAAGCTATTAGTGCTGTTGAAAAAATTGATGAGGCTTTAAAAAATATAAAAGGTATTAAATCCTCTTCAAACTCTTTAAAATTTGGAATTGATGAGATAAAAATCAAAGTAAACTCTTATGGAGAACAACTAGGACTTACAGAATCTTTTATAGGAACTTATCTTTCAAATTTATATTTACTAAAGAAAAAAGCTGTATCTTTTGATGAAGAAGAGATGCTTGATATAAAAATACAATCTTTAAACAAAGATGATTTTGAAAGTTTCAAAAATACAAAAATTCCACTTTCTGATAATACAAATGTGAGTTTATATGAAGTTGTTGAATTAAATACCTTAAGAGCATTTGAACAACTTTTAAAAGATAATGGAATTAAAAACTTTTATGTTTTTGCAAATGTAAATCCAGAAATTATAACTGCATCTGAAGTTCTAAAAGAACTACAACCTACTTTAGATGAGATTGAAAAAACTGGAATAAAAATTGTTTTAAAAGGTGAAGCAGAAAAAAATGCTGAATTAAGAAGAGATATGTTGCTTGCAACTGCTTTAGCTTTAATTTTGATTATGATTTCTATGCTTTATTTATTTAACTCTTTTAGAGAAACATTTATTGTAATGAGTGTTATTCCTTTTTCACTTTTAGGAGTTTTAGTTGGTCATCAAATTATGGGACTAAATCTTTCAATGCCTTCATTAATTGGTTCTTTAGGTCTTGCAGGAGTTGTTATAAATGATGGAATTATTATGATGACTTATCTAAAAAAAGCAAAAACAATGAATGAAATATTTGAAAGAGCAACAAAAAGATTTAGACCTATCATAATCACAACTGTTACAACTTTAATAGGTATGTTATCTTTGATTTTATATCCAAGTGGAGAAGCTGTAATTTTCCAACCAATTGCAATTGCTTTAGGTTTTGGACTTGCTTGGGGAACTGTTTTAAATCTAATTTATCTACCAGTTTTATTTACTTTAACTCACAAACTAAGAAAAATGCCTAGAGAGTAA
- a CDS encoding TetR/AcrR family transcriptional regulator, whose product MPKIVNSSEKIDFICEKAYEEFINNGVNNFSLNKFIESLNMSKGQFYHYFKTKEELIFEVIDKKSEKFFIDTEKEIKEAQTFSEKLLALFSFYLVLSDPENKSFDKLMKDTFYMYLNIENEFIKQKNAECYDYLFSATNEIFDEMIAKGFLKENARKFIPSLIATADGMYLQSMILENYDLKKNLIDYIRMLEDLLKR is encoded by the coding sequence ATGCCAAAAATAGTTAATTCTAGTGAAAAAATTGATTTTATATGTGAAAAAGCCTATGAAGAATTTATAAACAATGGAGTAAACAATTTTTCTTTAAATAAATTTATTGAATCTTTAAATATGTCAAAGGGACAATTTTATCATTATTTCAAAACTAAAGAAGAGTTAATTTTTGAAGTAATTGACAAAAAAAGTGAAAAATTTTTTATTGATACTGAAAAAGAGATAAAAGAAGCTCAAACATTTTCTGAGAAACTTTTAGCTCTTTTTTCTTTTTATTTAGTTTTATCAGACCCTGAAAATAAATCTTTTGATAAATTGATGAAAGATACATTTTATATGTATTTGAATATTGAAAATGAATTTATAAAACAAAAAAATGCCGAGTGTTACGATTATTTATTTAGTGCTACAAATGAAATCTTTGATGAAATGATTGCTAAAGGATTTTTAAAAGAAAATGCTAGAAAATTTATTCCAAGCCTAATTGCAACTGCTGATGGTATGTATTTACAATCTATGATTTTAGAAAATTATGACTTGAAAAAAAATCTAATAGATTATATTAGAATGTTAGAAGATTTATTAAAAAGATAA
- a CDS encoding bifunctional diguanylate cyclase/phosphodiesterase, with product MSLSKQLYIIISIIFFMIFTGNFIISVKNTKEYLEVESQTKAQDTATSLGMSLKNLLKDKTNPEIESVINAIANRGFYKEIRLEDALFTIKESDLIKASKDLDNTMWEISNLTVDEKLGKIEINTLSDDFEKELLSLENPTEEVVKKPTIKNPSEDIYNFIPNVKTNGKITLTFNFTATNQFDKKIDTSATITLDKILVQVTRDIKFDSVPEWFINSIPIELEEQVSEISNGWQTSAIIYVSANPGDAYDKLYSQAKSAIIYAIIAFIISIVILFIFVQYLLKPLKKLEKLAHSIASGKFGKIDNLPWTTEIKAVAIAFNDMSTKIENIINRLNSTLENLTKKLSLDELTGLSLKQSFETDMKHMFIHKSTGYIFVIKIFDLASFAKAHTNAEVNSFIKKFAKVLATTKLNDKSKVTAYRFFGSEFALIAQNFSYEDAVNFTKLLQKGFEELSLEFNKKDIVHIGATPFNPIGTTPEILQSANQAYEKATVIGPNEFFITDTNELVKDMESWRELIFDIIDNSKFDVNYIGDCKKLDESHDNIVMQEAFTSIKDKDNNNIPIGTFVSIAEKYEKIVDFDKKVIQKVMNHILINNIKHDISINLSLESINNTAFIAWLEKKLVENKNIASQLVFSATAYAVAKDVDKFKFFADEIHQCGAKIIIKRFETKFIPLNNIKDFNLDYIRLARDYTNEISNDYSKQSFVESISELTTLLNIKLLAENVQKDEDLAFIKKHNLYAASR from the coding sequence ATGTCTTTATCTAAACAGCTATATATAATCATATCAATAATATTTTTTATGATTTTTACTGGTAATTTTATAATTAGTGTTAAAAATACTAAAGAGTATTTAGAAGTTGAATCTCAAACAAAAGCACAAGATACAGCTACATCTTTAGGAATGAGTCTGAAAAATCTTTTAAAAGATAAAACAAATCCTGAAATTGAATCTGTAATCAATGCTATTGCAAATAGAGGTTTTTATAAAGAAATCCGTTTAGAAGATGCTTTATTTACAATAAAAGAGAGTGATTTAATAAAAGCTTCAAAAGATTTAGATAATACAATGTGGGAAATTTCAAATTTAACTGTTGATGAAAAACTAGGAAAAATTGAAATAAATACTTTAAGTGATGATTTTGAAAAAGAGTTATTATCTTTAGAAAATCCAACAGAAGAAGTGGTAAAAAAACCTACTATAAAAAATCCAAGTGAAGATATTTATAATTTTATTCCTAATGTAAAAACTAATGGAAAAATCACTTTAACTTTTAATTTCACTGCAACAAACCAATTTGACAAAAAAATTGACACAAGTGCAACAATTACTTTAGATAAAATATTAGTTCAAGTAACAAGAGATATAAAATTTGACTCTGTTCCAGAATGGTTTATAAATTCTATTCCTATTGAACTTGAAGAACAAGTAAGTGAAATAAGTAATGGTTGGCAAACAAGTGCGATTATTTATGTAAGTGCTAATCCTGGTGATGCTTATGATAAACTTTATAGTCAAGCAAAAAGTGCAATTATTTATGCAATTATTGCTTTCATTATTTCAATTGTGATTTTATTTATATTTGTTCAATATCTATTAAAACCACTTAAAAAACTTGAAAAACTAGCTCATAGTATTGCAAGTGGTAAATTTGGTAAAATTGATAATCTTCCTTGGACAACAGAGATAAAAGCTGTTGCAATTGCATTTAATGATATGTCAACAAAAATTGAAAATATCATCAATAGATTAAATTCAACACTTGAAAATCTTACAAAAAAATTATCACTTGATGAACTTACAGGTCTTTCTTTAAAACAAAGTTTTGAAACAGATATGAAACATATGTTTATTCATAAATCAACTGGATATATTTTTGTAATCAAAATCTTCGATTTAGCTTCTTTTGCAAAGGCTCACACAAATGCAGAAGTAAATAGTTTTATTAAAAAATTTGCAAAAGTTTTAGCAACTACAAAATTAAATGATAAATCAAAAGTAACAGCTTACAGATTTTTTGGTTCAGAGTTTGCTCTAATAGCTCAAAACTTTTCTTATGAAGATGCAGTAAATTTCACAAAATTATTACAAAAAGGTTTTGAAGAGTTATCTTTAGAGTTTAATAAAAAAGATATTGTTCATATTGGCGCAACTCCATTTAATCCAATTGGAACAACTCCTGAGATTTTACAAAGTGCAAATCAAGCCTATGAAAAAGCAACAGTTATTGGTCCAAATGAATTTTTTATAACTGATACAAATGAATTAGTAAAAGATATGGAAAGCTGGAGAGAGTTGATTTTTGATATTATTGACAACTCTAAGTTTGATGTAAATTATATTGGTGATTGTAAAAAACTTGATGAATCACATGATAATATCGTAATGCAAGAGGCATTTACATCAATAAAAGATAAAGATAATAACAATATTCCTATTGGTACATTTGTTTCTATTGCTGAAAAATATGAAAAAATCGTTGATTTTGATAAAAAAGTTATCCAAAAAGTAATGAATCATATTTTAATCAATAATATAAAACATGATATTTCAATCAATCTATCTTTAGAATCAATAAATAATACTGCATTTATTGCATGGTTAGAGAAAAAATTAGTTGAAAACAAAAATATTGCTTCTCAACTTGTATTTAGTGCAACTGCTTATGCCGTTGCAAAAGATGTTGATAAATTCAAATTCTTTGCAGATGAAATCCATCAATGTGGAGCAAAAATTATCATAAAAAGATTTGAAACTAAATTTATACCACTTAATAACATTAAAGATTTCAACTTAGATTATATAAGACTTGCAAGGGATTATACAAATGAAATCTCAAATGATTATTCTAAACAAAGTTTTGTTGAGTCAATTTCAGAATTAACAACTTTATTAAATATAAAACTTTTAGCTGAAAATGTTCAAAAAGATGAAGATTTAGCATTTATAAAAAAACACAACTTATATGCTGCAAGTAGATAA
- a CDS encoding transglutaminase-like cysteine peptidase: MKKMLFILIFLIPFLSLFVTASKTFNIDPAQLASIENKYGSSAKKRVEMWDSMMEASKNESVLNKLKNVNDFFNRLTYKTDLAHWKRKDYWATPVEFMGTGAGDCEDYAIAKYFSLIKLGIPDDKLRITYVTYSKANSRFDQAHMVLTYYHQAGAIPVVLDNINESLQLATKRPDLKPVYSFNATGLWQAQTKGEKRIGANNLKSWKDLMSRF; encoded by the coding sequence ATGAAAAAAATGTTATTCATTTTAATTTTTCTTATCCCCTTTTTATCCCTATTTGTAACTGCCTCAAAAACATTCAATATTGACCCAGCTCAACTAGCTTCCATAGAAAACAAATATGGTTCAAGTGCTAAAAAAAGAGTTGAAATGTGGGACTCGATGATGGAAGCTTCTAAAAATGAATCTGTTTTAAATAAACTTAAAAATGTTAATGATTTCTTTAATAGATTAACATATAAAACCGATTTAGCACACTGGAAGAGAAAAGATTATTGGGCAACACCAGTTGAATTTATGGGAACTGGAGCTGGAGATTGTGAAGATTATGCAATTGCAAAATATTTTTCACTAATCAAATTAGGAATTCCAGATGACAAATTAAGAATTACCTATGTTACTTATTCAAAAGCAAATAGTAGATTTGACCAAGCTCATATGGTTTTAACATATTATCATCAAGCTGGGGCAATTCCTGTAGTTTTAGATAATATTAACGAAAGCTTACAACTTGCAACAAAAAGACCTGACTTAAAACCTGTTTATAGTTTTAATGCAACTGGATTATGGCAAGCTCAAACAAAAGGTGAAAAACGAATTGGTGCAAATAATCTTAAATCTTGGAAAGATTTAATGAGTAGATTTTAA
- a CDS encoding YwbE family protein yields the protein MLDAKKRINIKAGLKVNIVLKVDQRSGKLTTGIVKNILTNSPSHPHGIKVRLQDGQVGRVQEILL from the coding sequence ATGCTTGACGCTAAAAAAAGAATAAATATAAAAGCTGGTTTAAAAGTAAATATTGTACTTAAAGTTGACCAAAGAAGTGGGAAGCTTACAACTGGTATTGTAAAAAATATACTTACAAATTCACCTTCTCATCCACATGGAATAAAAGTGCGACTTCAAGATGGGCAAGTTGGAAGAGTTCAGGAAATATTACTTTAA
- a CDS encoding addiction module protein, whose protein sequence is MGKNDILEQALHLKANDRFELVEELLKSLDKPDENINKIWEEEANKRVNSYKNGKLETVNEKDFFDYEY, encoded by the coding sequence ATGGGTAAAAATGACATTTTAGAACAAGCCTTACACCTAAAAGCTAATGATAGATTTGAACTTGTTGAAGAACTTTTAAAAAGTCTTGATAAACCCGATGAAAATATAAATAAAATCTGGGAAGAAGAAGCTAATAAAAGAGTAAACTCATATAAAAATGGAAAACTAGAAACTGTAAACGAAAAAGATTTTTTCGATTATGAATATTAA
- a CDS encoding MATE family efflux transporter yields MNVTKDKISSVFFKYSIPSVLGMLAISSASIVDGFFIGNYVGAFGLAAINISLPIFSFLFGFALMIAIGTSVVAGKLIGEGNNQTASIIFTKAVISIVIFSFLSCSILYFNIETLLYYLGANENLMDIAIEYLSIILIFIPFLMIGIVLDYFVRIDNRPNLAFITMLLSSIINIVLDYFFIVYLQKGIFGAALATGISQLSLIFILLPHFFSNKATLKFVSPIGNYIQILKATYNGASEFINEISVGITTLIFNYIMIKTFSTEGVAAFAVINYLLWIGIMISFGISDSLQPIISKNFGAKENKRIEEFLKIAFISTYIVGFFMIALIILVPEQLANLFLEDTNYETKQIVLNFVTFIWIAFLFNGSNLIVSAYFTAIHKPLHSAIIAISRSFIFPVLFIFILPMIFEKNGIFLVIPIAEFITFIIAIVLFKNFSPRKIV; encoded by the coding sequence ATGAACGTAACAAAAGATAAAATCTCATCTGTTTTTTTTAAATACTCAATTCCATCTGTTTTAGGAATGTTAGCAATTTCATCAGCTAGTATTGTTGATGGATTTTTTATTGGAAATTATGTTGGGGCTTTTGGACTTGCTGCAATAAATATTAGTTTACCTATCTTTTCATTTTTATTTGGTTTTGCTTTGATGATTGCTATTGGAACAAGTGTTGTAGCAGGAAAATTGATAGGCGAAGGTAATAATCAAACAGCAAGTATAATTTTTACAAAAGCAGTTATATCTATTGTTATTTTTAGTTTTTTATCTTGTTCAATTTTATATTTTAATATTGAAACACTTTTGTATTATTTAGGTGCAAACGAAAATTTGATGGATATAGCGATAGAGTATTTGTCAATAATTCTTATTTTTATTCCATTTTTGATGATAGGAATAGTTCTTGATTATTTTGTAAGGATTGATAATAGACCAAATCTTGCCTTTATAACAATGCTTTTAAGTTCTATTATAAATATTGTATTAGACTATTTTTTTATTGTTTATCTTCAAAAAGGGATTTTTGGAGCTGCCCTTGCAACAGGAATATCTCAATTATCTTTGATATTTATTCTTTTGCCTCATTTTTTTTCAAATAAAGCAACTTTAAAATTTGTATCACCAATAGGAAATTATATTCAAATTTTAAAAGCTACATACAATGGAGCTTCTGAGTTTATAAATGAGATTTCAGTTGGAATTACAACTTTGATTTTTAACTATATAATGATAAAAACTTTTAGTACAGAAGGAGTTGCAGCGTTTGCTGTGATAAATTATCTTTTATGGATTGGTATAATGATAAGTTTTGGAATAAGTGATTCTTTACAACCAATTATTAGTAAAAATTTTGGAGCAAAAGAGAACAAAAGAATAGAAGAGTTTTTAAAAATAGCTTTTATTTCAACATATATTGTTGGGTTTTTTATGATAGCCTTGATTATTCTTGTACCAGAACAATTGGCAAATCTTTTTTTAGAAGATACCAATTATGAAACCAAACAAATAGTCTTAAATTTTGTTACATTTATTTGGATTGCATTTCTTTTTAATGGATCAAATCTTATAGTTTCAGCTTATTTTACAGCAATACATAAACCTTTACACTCGGCAATTATTGCCATATCAAGAAGTTTTATTTTCCCAGTATTATTTATATTTATTTTGCCAATGATATTTGAAAAAAATGGGATTTTTTTAGTAATTCCCATAGCTGAATTTATAACTTTTATAATTGCAATTGTTTTATTTAAAAATTTTAGTCCAAGAAAAATAGTATAG